The following proteins come from a genomic window of Ictalurus furcatus strain D&B chromosome 14, Billie_1.0, whole genome shotgun sequence:
- the fancf gene encoding Fanconi anemia group F protein has product MWYRCIANSRIRSIQSRVLSEAGVVQDAGLAASGRRMEVVLHNLESTVELLAVSQTDSVAEWDGETVDRAFRWAQYCEHLHTRFHTNPSVRGSLESRLRETNQLLAHTFTGYRGLTLSDLAQCRHRLLVGLLKNPATPHPVIKLLLGKFGLGAEDAEGDQHVDVSGLSACRSACKLLGDFTLNRKSDFGLSAGTQVHCTMLLQRIQVLQSHPGNQAYATKFLDCLREDSGEGQDSFLTLIATALLSTDTTSDYTAAQDFLLDWLEGHVGLLHSMCLSLPPELCTRLSQRWPKFRLAYWDSLKKSASSLVYDVSSGLWIQPCDNAVASFPTLTERLKSLWSSGSPLKDETEEQLVTLKQADGDFEVEGLSVWTDLLVQLM; this is encoded by the coding sequence ATGTGGTACCGCTGTATTGCGAACTCCAGAATACGAAGTATACAAAGCCGTGTCCTGAGTGAAGCTGGTGTGGTGCAGGATGCGGGATTAGCTGCTTCAGGGCGCCGCATGGAGGTTGTTCTGCACAACTTGGAGAGCACTGTGGAGCTGCTTGCCGTGTCGCAGACTGACTCTGTGGCTGAGTGGGACGGTGAGACAGTGGACAGGGCGTTTCGGTGGGCACAATACTGCGAACATCTTCACACTCGCTTCCACACAAACCCGTCGGTCCGTGGCTCTTTAGAGAGCCGCCTGCGCGAGACTAACCAGCTGCTGGCGCACACGTTCACCGGGTATCGCGGTCTGACTCTGTCTGATCTGGCGCAGTGCCGCCACAGGCTGCTTGTTGGTCTGTTAAAAAACCCCGCGACTCCACACCCTGTTATTAAATTACTTTTGGGTAAGTTTGGACTTGGGGCTGAAGATGCTGAAGGTGACCAGCATGTTGACGTCAGTGGTCTCAGCGCGTGCAGGTCAGCGTGTAAACTCCTGGGCGACTTCACACTGAACCGGAAGAGTGATTTTGGCCTCTCTGCTGGCACACAGGTTCACTGCACGATGCTCTTACAGCGCATCCAGGTCCTACAGAGCCACCCAGGCAACCAGGCATACGCTACAAAGTTCCTGGATTGTTTGCGGGAGGACAGTGGAGAAGGACAGGACAGCTTTCTGACACTTATAGCAACTGCCCTGCTGTCAACAGACACCACGAGTGATTACACTGCAGCTCAAGACTTTCTGCTCGACTGGTTAGAAGGACATGTTGGCTTGCTGCACAGCATGTGTTTGTCTTTACCTCCTGAACTGTGCACCAGACTTTCTCAACGATGGCCGAAATTTAGGCTTGCTTATTGGGACAGTTTGAAAAAGTCAGCCTCCTCCTTGGTGTATGATGTGAGCAGTGGATTATGGATACAGCCTTGTGACAATGCAGTGGCATCATTTCCGACACTCACAGAACGGTTGAAGTCCTTATGGAGCTCGGGTTCACCATTAAAAGATGAGACTGAAGAACAGTTGGTCACTCTGAAACAGGCTGATGGGGACTTTGAGGTTGAGGGACTGAGTGTGTGGACAGATCTGCTTGTACAGCTCATGTGA